The following coding sequences lie in one Benincasa hispida cultivar B227 chromosome 6, ASM972705v1, whole genome shotgun sequence genomic window:
- the LOC120080057 gene encoding rhomboid-like protein 19 isoform X1 → MSTPAVPGGSGLVTGFTKLCKGLAVVLIGGHILVQVFPAVVNYLALIPARTIPFAWNLLTAGYIEQSVYGVVVSTVGLLFVGKLLEPIWGSREFLKFIFVVNFLTSLCVFITAIALYYITQEESYLYLPVSGFYGILAGFLVGIKQMIPDQELPVLKLRAKWLPSLAVLVSVAVSFWTTGAATYLPTIIFGTYVSWIYLRYWQRKPEAKLKGDPSDDFAFSTFFPELLRPVIDPVASIFYRLLCGRSESPNNAEDYTAGSAPLPGSDPIEASRRRERGARALEERLAAERLAASRSAQESGRDATENV, encoded by the exons ATGAGTACTCCAGCAGTTCCGGGG GGCTCTGGTTTGGTTACTGGATTCACCAAGCTATGCAAGGGCTTAGCCGTTGTGCTAATTGGCGGGCATATCTTGGTTCAGGTTTTTCCTGCGGTTGTTAACTATCTTGCTCTTATTCCAGCCAG GACAATTCCTTTTGCCTGGAATCTCTTAACTGCTGGTTATATTGAACAGTCAGTATATGGG GTTGTTGTCAGCACAGTTGGCCTCCTTTTTGTTGGAAAGTTGCTTGAACCCATATGGGGCTCTAGAGAATTTCTGAAATTCATCTTTGTAGTCAATTTTCTAACCTCTTTATGTGTCTTTATCACAGCAATTGCCCTGTACTATATTACACAGGAGGAAAGTTATCT TTATTTGCCTGTATCTGGTTTCTATGGGATTCTAGCTGGGTTCTTGGTTGGGATCAAACAAATGATACCTGATCAAGAGTTGCCAGTATTGAAACTAAGAGCTAAG TGGTTGCCATCTCTTGCTGTATTGGTATCCGTTGCTGTAAGCTTTTGGACAACAGGAGCAGCAACATATCTTCCAACAATAATATTTGGGACATACGTCAGCTGGATTTATCTGAGATACTGGCAGAGGAAACCTGAAGCAAAACTTAAAGGCGATCCAAGTGATGATTTTGCATTCTCTACATTCTTCCCTGAACTTTTACG GCCAGTCATTGATCCAGTTGCATCAATATTTTATCGTCTGCTTTGTGGAAGATCTGAATCCCCTAACAATGCTGAGGACTATACTGCTGGAAGCGCCCCACTGCCCGGTTCGGATCCTATTGAGGCATCTAGAAGAAG AGAAAGGGGAGCTAGAGCTTTGGAAGAAAGATTGGCAGCTGAGAGATTGGCTGCATCCAGAAGTGCTCAAGAGTCAGGAAGAGATGCAACAGAGAATGTCTga
- the LOC120080057 gene encoding rhomboid-like protein 19 isoform X2, with protein sequence MKNLSFFLIDCSSKYQNCHYHSVSYQRSPPLTFLYIDLSRTIPFAWNLLTAGYIEQSVYGVVVSTVGLLFVGKLLEPIWGSREFLKFIFVVNFLTSLCVFITAIALYYITQEESYLYLPVSGFYGILAGFLVGIKQMIPDQELPVLKLRAKWLPSLAVLVSVAVSFWTTGAATYLPTIIFGTYVSWIYLRYWQRKPEAKLKGDPSDDFAFSTFFPELLRPVIDPVASIFYRLLCGRSESPNNAEDYTAGSAPLPGSDPIEASRRRERGARALEERLAAERLAASRSAQESGRDATENV encoded by the exons ATGAAAAATTTGTCTTTCTTTCTCATTGACTGTTCATCAAAATACCAAAATTGTCATTATCATTCAGTATCCTATCAACGCTCTCCACCTCTCACTTTCTTGTATATAGATTTATCGAG GACAATTCCTTTTGCCTGGAATCTCTTAACTGCTGGTTATATTGAACAGTCAGTATATGGG GTTGTTGTCAGCACAGTTGGCCTCCTTTTTGTTGGAAAGTTGCTTGAACCCATATGGGGCTCTAGAGAATTTCTGAAATTCATCTTTGTAGTCAATTTTCTAACCTCTTTATGTGTCTTTATCACAGCAATTGCCCTGTACTATATTACACAGGAGGAAAGTTATCT TTATTTGCCTGTATCTGGTTTCTATGGGATTCTAGCTGGGTTCTTGGTTGGGATCAAACAAATGATACCTGATCAAGAGTTGCCAGTATTGAAACTAAGAGCTAAG TGGTTGCCATCTCTTGCTGTATTGGTATCCGTTGCTGTAAGCTTTTGGACAACAGGAGCAGCAACATATCTTCCAACAATAATATTTGGGACATACGTCAGCTGGATTTATCTGAGATACTGGCAGAGGAAACCTGAAGCAAAACTTAAAGGCGATCCAAGTGATGATTTTGCATTCTCTACATTCTTCCCTGAACTTTTACG GCCAGTCATTGATCCAGTTGCATCAATATTTTATCGTCTGCTTTGTGGAAGATCTGAATCCCCTAACAATGCTGAGGACTATACTGCTGGAAGCGCCCCACTGCCCGGTTCGGATCCTATTGAGGCATCTAGAAGAAG AGAAAGGGGAGCTAGAGCTTTGGAAGAAAGATTGGCAGCTGAGAGATTGGCTGCATCCAGAAGTGCTCAAGAGTCAGGAAGAGATGCAACAGAGAATGTCTga
- the LOC120080058 gene encoding tetraspanin-6-like, with amino-acid sequence MNKLSNSVIGLLNLLTLLGSIPIIGGALWMARNSTTCEAFLQRPLLVVGFLVLLISLAGFVGACFDVAWALWLYLFVMLLLIATLLGLTVFGIVVASGGRSGEHGVGDYSVWLRNRVNNPQYWVTIRSCILGSNTCNQVSNSWSPLNYLHRDITPIQSGCCKPPDSCNENGQDPDCYRWNGAPNMLCYDCDSCKAAVLETVRKDWHKLSVLNVVMLIFLIAIYSIGCCAFRNTKRARADYAYGENRMTKIQPRWDYKMRRWLEDRKEFY; translated from the exons ATGAACAAATTGAGCAACTCAGTGATTGGGTTACTGAATTTGTTAACTCTATTAGGGTCAATCCCAATCATCGGCGGAGCCCTATGGATGGCTCGGAACAGCACCACTTGCGAGGCCTTTCTGCAGCGGCCGCTGCTTGTGGTTGGCTTTTTGGTTCTCTTGATTTCACTGGCTGGGTTCGTTGGGGCCTGTTTCGATGTAGCTTGGGCTCTATGGCTCTATTTGTTCGTCATGTTGCTGCTCATTGCTACTCTTTTGGGTCTCACCGTTTTTGGGATCGTCGTGGCTAGCGGTGGCCGTAGCGGCGAGCATGGAGTCGGAGATTATTCGGTGTGGTTGAGGAATAGAGTTAATAATCCTCAGTATTGGGTTACTATTAGAAGCTGCATTTTGGGGTCTAATACTTGTAATCAGGTTTCTAATTCATGGTCTCCTCTTAATTATTTGCACAGAGATATCACTCCCATTCAG TCGGGGTGCTGCAAGCCACCAGATTCATGCAACGAGAATGGCCAAGACCCTGATTGCTACCGGTGGAACGGGGCACCCAACATGTTATGCTACGATTGTGATTCTTGCAAAGCAGCTGTGCTTGAGACTGTAAGAAAGGATTGGCACAAGCTCTCTGTTCTCAACGTTGTCATGCTCATTTTTCTCATTGCCATTTACTCAATCGGATGTTGTGCATTCCGAAACACCAAACGAGCTCGAGCCGATTATGCCTATGGTGAGAATCGAATGACCAAAATTCAGCCTAGATGGGACTACAAGAT GAGGAGATGGTTGGAGGACAGGAAGGAGTTTTACTAA